The genomic interval GCCTCCCGCGGGGGACAACGATGACCGAGCCGCTCGTCGTGCTGGTGTTCGCCAACCTCGACCCCAGGCACATTGCCCAGATCGAGCAGGTGCATCCCCGCGTCCGCGTCGTCACCGCGCCCGATCTGAGTCGGGCCCTGGAGGCCGCCCCGGCGGCCGAGGTGATGGTCGGCTGGAACGTCCCCCGCGAGGCCGTACAGCAGGCCCGCCGGCTGCGCTGGATCCACTCCACCGCCGCTGGCGTGGACCAGCTGCTGCATCCCGAGGTGGTGCAGGGCGAGATCATCGTCACCAGCAGCAGCGGCATCCACCAGCCTCTGGTCGAGCATGTCTTCGCCCTGCTCCTGGCGCTGACTCGCCGGCTGCACATCGCCATCCGCAACCAGACGAAGGGGCGCTGGGCGCGGCGCGAGGCCGTGGGCGACGAAGTGCGCGGCAAGACCATGGGCGTGCTCGGGCTGGGCACGATCGGCGCGGAGATCGCCGAGAAGGCCCGGGCCTTCGGGATGCACGTGATCGGAACGAAACGCCGACCCGGCCCGATCCCCCATGTGGACCGGGTCTACCCCCCGGAGGGGCTGCCCGAGGTGCTGGCCGCCAGCGACGTCGTGGTCATCGCCCTCCCGCTCACGCCGGACACCCGGCACCTCATCGGGGCCGGGGAGTTGCGGATGATGAAGCCCACCGCCTTCCTGATCAACATTGGGCGCGGGGCCATCGTGGACGAGGGGGCGCTGATC from Armatimonadota bacterium carries:
- a CDS encoding D-2-hydroxyacid dehydrogenase; the protein is MTEPLVVLVFANLDPRHIAQIEQVHPRVRVVTAPDLSRALEAAPAAEVMVGWNVPREAVQQARRLRWIHSTAAGVDQLLHPEVVQGEIIVTSSSGIHQPLVEHVFALLLALTRRLHIAIRNQTKGRWARREAVGDEVRGKTMGVLGLGTIGAEIAEKARAFGMHVIGTKRRPGPIPHVDRVYPPEGLPEVLAASDVVVIALPLTPDTRHLIGAGELRMMKPTAFLINIGRGAIVDEGALIRALREGWIAGAGLDVFEREPLPADSPLWQMEQVIITPHVSGAWPGYLDAAVPLFCDNLRRYLDGRPMRNLVDKSRGY